One part of the Pogona vitticeps strain Pit_001003342236 chromosome W, PviZW2.1, whole genome shotgun sequence genome encodes these proteins:
- the LOC144585013 gene encoding uncharacterized protein LOC144585013: MECGKSFCRSGDLTLHLRTHTGEKPYKCMECGKSFSRSGDLTPHLRTHTGEKPHKCTECGKSFSQSGNLRVHQRTHTGEKPHKCIECGKSFSRSGDLTSHLRTHTGEKPHKCTECGKSFIHSGHLRSHQRTHTGEKPHKCMECGKSFSRSDALTSHQRSHNGEKPHKCMECGKSFSCSGQLRLHQRTHTGEKPHKCMECGKSFSHSGNLRLHQRTHTGEKPHKCMECGKSFSLSGYLTSHQRTHTGEKPHICMECGKSFSRSDALTSHQRSHTGEKPHKCMECGKSFSDRGQLRIHQRTHTGEKPHKCMECGKSFSLSGHLRVHQRSHIREKPHK, encoded by the coding sequence atggaatgtggaaagagcttttgtcgcagtggtgaccttacgttacatctaaggacccacactggggagaaaccatataaatgcatggaatgtggaaagagctttagtcgcagtggtgaccttacgccgcatctaaggacccacactggggagaaaccacataaatgcacggaatgtggaaagagctttagtcagagtggtaaccttagggtacatcaaaggacccacactggggagaaaccacataaatgcatcgaatgtggaaagagctttagtcgcagtggtgaccttacgtcacatctaaggacccacactggggagaaaccacataaatgcacggaatgtggaaagagctttattcacagtggtcatcttaggtcacatcaaaggactcacactggggagaaaccacataaatgcatggaatgtggaaagagctttagtcgcagtgatgcacttacgtcacatcaaaggtctcacaatggggagaaaccacataaatgcatggaatgtggaaagagctttagttgcagtggtcagcttaggttacatcaaaggacccatactggggagaaaccacataaatgcatggaatgtggaaagagctttagtcacagtggtaatcttaggttacatcaaaggacccacactggagagaaaccacataaatgcatggaatgtggaaagagctttagtctcagtggttaccttacatcacatcaaaggacccacactggagagaaaccacatatatgcatggaatgtggaaagagctttagtcgcagtgatgcccttacatcacatcaaaggtctcacacaggggagaaaccacacaaatgcatggaatgtggaaagagctttagtgacaggggtcagcttaggatacatcaaaggacccacactggggagaaaccacataaatgcatggaatgtggaaagagctttagtctcagtggtcaccttagggtacatcaaaggtctcacattcgggagaaaccacataaatga